The DNA sequence TGGTCTTGGTTCAGATTCTTCTTGTAGAGCGCACCGAGCTTCGGGTGGTACAGTGGGTCGTCACCCGACTTCTTGCGCACGTGCTCGGGATGGTAGTGCTTGAGCTGCATCCCGCGTGGTCGATGACGGCTATTCTTCGAAATCTCCTCGATGGCCTTCGGTCGAATCGGAGTTGGTGGTTGTAGCCAACAACCTTCTCGTTGTTCGAATCGTAGACGACGTGCGACCCCTCCAGGTCTGCGACGAGCATGAAGAGTTTCATGAAAACCCCGTCGCTGTGGACGAGTTTCTTCGCCATGTCCCGAAGGATGCGGATGTACCGCTCGTGCTGGGTGATGGTCGAATACTCGTGAGGTGCTCTGTGAAGTACCGACGAGACCAGTCAAAGCCGACTCTCTCACAGACGGCACGTAATATCTCCGGAATGAGATGGGGAATCTCGTCAAGTTCGACGTTGACCGTGTTGTTCAGTTTGACGTTGGTCGAACGGCCAAGGTTCGCAGGAACGCTGTTTGGCCGGTTCTCGTCGTCCCATCCGAGTCGGGGTTGAATGATAATCGGGAGTTTTCGCTGTCCCTCACCGTAGGCGTTGATGTCGTACTCGAGGAGCGAGTTGACGGTATCACGTTTCGAGGGAGACAGCCCGGACTCGTGAACCCGGAGTGAAACCGTCC is a window from the Haloferax marinisediminis genome containing:
- a CDS encoding DUF7845 domain-containing protein; the protein is MSHVASAPHETRGNLLYTEYEDSPYWAVRQLYNHIDGGAKGIEVEIPRYDAPGTEVWTVSLRVHESGLSPSKRDTVNSLLEYDINAYGEGQRKLPIIIQPRLGWDDENRPNSVPANLGRSTNVKLNNTVNVELDEIPHLIPEILRAVCERVGFDWSRRYFTEHLTSIRPSPSTSGTSASFGTWRRNSSTATGFS